TCATCTTTTACTTTTTTGACAACACCCACATCTGGTGGTGCTGATGGCGCCTTGACCGCAACCGGTGGCGGTGGCGGCGTTGCATCGTTCATTGGCGGTGGCGGCGCAAGCTCAGTAATGCTGGTAATGACCCGGCGGCTTGTTACCACTGGAGCATCATCCCCTTCAAGCCCTGCGAGCCATTCCGTTACCCAACCATACGCCAAATACCCAAACCAAACGGCCAAGAAAAGAGTAATCGCAGAAAAAACCCCATTTCTCATGAAAATGTGATACTTCTTGCGAAGCACCAAGTTCCCATAAGTAATATTTCTCAGCCTATCGGTCGGCAGATATTCAGGATGTTGCTCCCAAATTGATTCCTTATCCACGCCATTTGACTGAGGAGCAGGCATCGTTTTTGTTTTTTCCATGACTTCATCAGGAGAAGTATTGCTCATTTTTTAGCGTCCTCCTCTCCAGGTTGAATTCCTTGCCTTGATTTCTCAATTTCCAATGAATCATACTGAGCAAAATCAGCCAAGCTAAATCGGTCAATTTTCATCAAATTCAGCTCATCAATCACATCAACCAGGTTGCGATATTTTGCTTTTTTGTCCAGCTTAATCACCACCACCAGGTTGTTATTCTTTTCATTTTCCGATTCCAGAACTTTTTGAAACGCTTGGCTTAACGCCTCGCCTTTCCCACCTTTATCGTACAAATTAACGGAAGTAGGCGCATCATTCGCAATGTTCCAGAATACGGAATCATTTTCAACCACGCGCAAGGTCATCACATTAGACTCCGCAACCTCAACCTCCATATTTTCCGGCGGAACGTTGATTTCCATCGTGTTCGGCTTGTTGAAGGTTGTCGTGAGCATAAAGAAAGTCAAAAGAAGAAACGCCACATCAACCATCGGGGTCATGTCCAACTTAAACCCTACTCGACGCGTTTTCCTTTTCTTCCCTTTTCTTCCTTTTGATGACGATTGCTGTGGTGCGTCAACCGCTCCCATAGTTTATTTCCTTTTTGAAAGTTGAGGGTAAAATTACCCGGAAGCCGTTTTTAACCTTCAAGATTCGTTATCAGGTTAAAAATCGGCATATTCGTTTTCTTAAATGCTTTAATCACCACATCAATCGCTTGATAATCCGCATCAACATCTGCACGAATCACAGGCCGGAGCTTTGGATTAGAAAGACGCGCATTAATGATCATCTTTTCCAAATTCTCAGGCCGCACTTCAAATCCATCATTTAGCTTAAAGCTTTTGAGTGAATCTTCAATGGCCGCATCTGAGTACCCAGCACCAACCAAATTTTGACGAATGACCCGTTCGAAAATACCGACACGCGCAGGTTGCGAGTCCACGCCCATATAGATGGCATTATCTTTTCCAACGCTCACCGTCAAAATATCCGAATCGGGCAATTTGTTGTCTGAATGTGAACCCGGCAAGCTGACGGAAACGACTTCCGGCGGTCTGAACTGCGTGGTAAGCATAAAAAAAGTTAGGAGTAGGAACGCGACGTCGACCATCGGCGTCATGTCCAGTACAAACCCAACTCGTTTTGATTTAATCTTTGGCATGTTTTTCTACTATTTGACCGATGATTAAGCAGCTTTTTCGTCCTTAATAGCTAATGTCTGCACAATGTAATATGCCGCTTCGTCAATCATGTAGGTGAAGCGGTCAATCTTGTTGGTAAAGAAGTTATAAGAAACGATACCAGAAATACCGCCAAAAATTCCCAACGCTGTATTGTAGAGCGCCTCAGAAATACCCAGTGAAAGCTGAACCGCATCCGGTGCGCCACCTGTTGCAAGCGCTTGGAACGCGCGAATCATACCGATGGTGGTACCAAACAAACCGAACATCGTTGCAATAGAGGCGATGGTTGAAATCGCAACCAAGTTTCTTTCAAGAAGCGGCATTTCCATCATTGAAGCTTCTTCAATAGATTTCTGCATTTCGCTCATGCGCTTTTCCGGGTCATTGATATTTCTTTTGACCAACGATTTATATTTTTGCAAACCCGCACGAATCACAGCGGAAAGTGAGCTTTGGTGATTTTCGCACATTTCAATCGCGCTATCGATTTTTCCAGCTTCAATTTCAGTTTCAATTTCTTTGATAAAACCGGTAAGGCCGCCTTTTCCTTCTGCTTTTTTAAGCGCAATGGAACGCTCAATCACATAAGAAATCACCATTAAAATCAGAGTGATGAGAATTGTAATGATAGGACCGCCGTCATAAAGCGCGTGAAAAACGGAAGCTCTGGGTTGCTGACCACACCACATATAAAAGCCTAATGCGACGCAGTAGGCAACAACCATCAATATTAAGTTGAACAGACTCTGTTTCATAATTCAAGATGAAGATTTTAGTTAAAATAAATGAAACGTTTTATCGCTTTTGGTTTGGGGCAATTATAAGAAAAAAGAGTTAAAGAGAAATGTTTTAATGATTTCATAGCATTGAACTTCAAACTGTGATGTTTTCTTGCAATTCCTTCCACTTCAAAATGCTTTGCGCTGCCGAGGAAATCCTTTTCACAAAATAACTTATAAATTCCGGCTCGGAATTGATACTATCTATATAAATGGCATTTCTAATGCCACTTTTGAAGAGCTCTTTCTTGGCGCGACCGGTAGTTTCACTGCCATCTACAAAGTAGCCACAGGGAAAAAGTGCCACGTGGCGAACCTTTTCTTTATGCAATTTTTTCAGCGCGTTTTCAAGAGAAGGTTCTGTCCACTTCCCGCCAACTTCGTGATTCAGATAAACCGGAATCACCTGACCATAAAAATTGCGCTTATCGTTTAAAACGGCTTGCTTTAATTTTTCAGCAAAGCTTAGCGTTTCATCCAATCCAGCATGAAAGCCTGGAGGATTTCCATTTGTATCTTTTTGCAATGTTCCATGCAGCACCAACAAAAGCGCCCTACTTTCATCTCGGGAATTGGCCTTAAATGCTCTTGCACCAAAAATATGATCCACTAAAATGCGCGTTACCTCGTCGTGTTTCCAGTGCTGAGTTAGAATTTTGATTTTGTTTAAATCATGTACATGACCATTTTCCGTGAGATAATGGCAAACGAGGCCGCACGAAAGGCGCGATTCGATTGGGGTCATGGAGGCGACAATCTGCCCATCATAATGCGCGGTACTTTGAATGACATCTTCCACAAACGGCGGCGATGCAAAAAATGCTGGAAACACGTCAAAATGAACGTTTTTTGCAGCCTCTTGTTTTTCCAAACCATCTTTTATGGCTGCTGCTTGCTCGCGAGTGTTTTGGTTATGCGGTGAGCGATAACCGTCTATCGACCAATTGACGCCGTTGCGAACTCCTGATGTGATTGCGATGAGTGTTTGTAATGGTTTGGGCACAGGCATTACTGCTGCTGCATGAGACATGGTTTGCTTGGTTACTTGATAATTTTCCAAAAAGCTTGGCGTTTCCGCTTCCCCATGTGCAGCCACAATAACAGCAATTTTTTTCTTCATTTTAACCGGATATTTAATTCATTTCCACAAATGCAGTTATAAAGAGCAGTCTGATAGTTTTTTGCAAATATAAACGTTACAAGTGCATTCGAGAACTGAAAGCCCGACTTAAATTGACTGATTTGAGGAAAACCAAGTCTTTTTGATTTTGGCACTTTTAACGGTGGAGGTGATCAACGAGGGAGAGAACAATTGAAAGCACATTGACTGAGAAATTCACCTACACTAACGATACAGCCAGGTTAAATAGGTAAAAGTGCTTCGTCTACAAGAAATTTATAAAGATTGTGGAAATTGCTGCTCCATGCGTTTGCGAATCGCATCAAACTCCATGCTGACTTCAACGCTGCCCAAATGTTCGCCCTCATAAATCAGTGGAAACACATTTCTAAAACCGTTAAAGATTCGTCCTTCCTCAAAGCCAGTGACTCTTACCAAATCAGCGTTGGCTTTTTCAACCGAATAGCGAACGCCTTTAAGGTTATCGCCATATTTAGTGGGCCTGTGAAACCTTAGAAAACTTTCACAGTCGGGCAGATGAAAATGAAGTTGCCTGACATCGCGCAATGTCAGCCGTTCGTAGAGCGGAGAAAGTTTTTCATACAAATTTTGTCGGATGCTGTCGCGACGATTCTCGTCAGCGGAGCGAGCTTGTTTAAATAGGTCTAAAATTTCGGGCTGGTTGATCTGTGAGCTAAAAGCAATTTGAGCGGATTCGGAGTTTGACAGGGTTATCACATCGTAAGCCGTTTTCAACTCGCCGATTAACCGAGCATAATACCGCTCCTTTTTTTGCTCATAATTGCGATGAATTAATAATGCAGCAATACCGGATAAAAAGAGGAAAACGGCAATATAGCCGATATTGATTGACTTATTCTTCAAGTTCATTTCCAACCGATTGATAAGAACTTCCCGTTATTAGAACCATCAAATCGTTAAGTTAATCGCCTATACCTGTTTTGCAAAGACTACTTATTTCTATTTTAGTATTTTCAAATTCATTTTTATTATCTCGAACAGGATTTCCATGATTAACGGATGGACAGAATGAAAGGCATTTGTCTTGAACATGATTTCCATGATTAACGGATGGACAGAATGAAAGGCATTTGTCTTGAACATGATTTCCATGATTAACGGATGGACAGAATGAAA
Above is a window of Chloroherpeton thalassium ATCC 35110 DNA encoding:
- a CDS encoding MotA/TolQ/ExbB proton channel family protein encodes the protein MKQSLFNLILMVVAYCVALGFYMWCGQQPRASVFHALYDGGPIITILITLILMVISYVIERSIALKKAEGKGGLTGFIKEIETEIEAGKIDSAIEMCENHQSSLSAVIRAGLQKYKSLVKRNINDPEKRMSEMQKSIEEASMMEMPLLERNLVAISTIASIATMFGLFGTTIGMIRAFQALATGGAPDAVQLSLGISEALYNTALGIFGGISGIVSYNFFTNKIDRFTYMIDEAAYYIVQTLAIKDEKAA
- a CDS encoding ExbD/TolR family protein, encoding MGAVDAPQQSSSKGRKGKKRKTRRVGFKLDMTPMVDVAFLLLTFFMLTTTFNKPNTMEINVPPENMEVEVAESNVMTLRVVENDSVFWNIANDAPTSVNLYDKGGKGEALSQAFQKVLESENEKNNNLVVVIKLDKKAKYRNLVDVIDELNLMKIDRFSLADFAQYDSLEIEKSRQGIQPGEEDAKK
- a CDS encoding cache domain-containing protein; this encodes MKNKSINIGYIAVFLFLSGIAALLIHRNYEQKKERYYARLIGELKTAYDVITLSNSESAQIAFSSQINQPEILDLFKQARSADENRRDSIRQNLYEKLSPLYERLTLRDVRQLHFHLPDCESFLRFHRPTKYGDNLKGVRYSVEKANADLVRVTGFEEGRIFNGFRNVFPLIYEGEHLGSVEVSMEFDAIRKRMEQQFPQSL
- a CDS encoding ferrochelatase translates to MKKKIAVIVAAHGEAETPSFLENYQVTKQTMSHAAAVMPVPKPLQTLIAITSGVRNGVNWSIDGYRSPHNQNTREQAAAIKDGLEKQEAAKNVHFDVFPAFFASPPFVEDVIQSTAHYDGQIVASMTPIESRLSCGLVCHYLTENGHVHDLNKIKILTQHWKHDEVTRILVDHIFGARAFKANSRDESRALLLVLHGTLQKDTNGNPPGFHAGLDETLSFAEKLKQAVLNDKRNFYGQVIPVYLNHEVGGKWTEPSLENALKKLHKEKVRHVALFPCGYFVDGSETTGRAKKELFKSGIRNAIYIDSINSEPEFISYFVKRISSAAQSILKWKELQENITV
- a CDS encoding ExbD/TolR family protein — its product is MPKIKSKRVGFVLDMTPMVDVAFLLLTFFMLTTQFRPPEVVSVSLPGSHSDNKLPDSDILTVSVGKDNAIYMGVDSQPARVGIFERVIRQNLVGAGYSDAAIEDSLKSFKLNDGFEVRPENLEKMIINARLSNPKLRPVIRADVDADYQAIDVVIKAFKKTNMPIFNLITNLEG